In the genome of Hyphomicrobium sp. ghe19, the window GCGACGACGCGACACGATGTCGGAAACCTTCTTGTTGCGGCGAGCTGCGACGCCGCGCGGATTTTCCTGCGCCTTGAGGGCGTCGAAGGTTGCGCGGACAACGTTGTAGGGGTTCGTCGAACCCATCGACTTCGCAACGATGTCATGCACGCCGACCATCTCGAACACGGCGCGCATTGCGCCGCCTGCGATGATGCCAGTACCGGCCGGAGCCGAGCGCAGGATGACCTTGCCGGCGCCGTGGCGGCCGACGCTGTCATGGTGCAGCGTGCGAGCGTCGCGGAGCGGCACGCGAAGAAGGTTGCGCTTTGCAGCTTCGGTCGCCTTGCGGATCGCCTCC includes:
- the rpsE gene encoding 30S ribosomal protein S5, which encodes MARGPQRDRGRDREERDSEFSDKLVHINRVAKVVKGGKRFGFAALVVVGDLKGRVGFGHGKAREVPEAIRKATEAAKRNLLRVPLRDARTLHHDSVGRHGAGKVILRSAPAGTGIIAGGAMRAVFEMVGVHDIVAKSMGSTNPYNVVRATFDALKAQENPRGVAARRNKKVSDIVSRRRDGSATAEAGADV